Proteins co-encoded in one Ziziphus jujuba cultivar Dongzao chromosome 9, ASM3175591v1 genomic window:
- the LOC107426488 gene encoding uncharacterized protein LOC107426488 isoform X2, with product MEETPEPATANERVAGVHRLQQLLDVYGKGSSEVAALVDCCKDLLKDNDLKRLSESGRQAVASAAVLYCKHLQLNFFNALVPAYAEFLGNAKRDVRDAARGLLLTLMELHERVAGLAIARTVTSTLCFLTYTKQPLQWAILPPILKMLNDSNPGITEAAILCIEELYRQKVPQFLDELRCYLPSSVVEEVNARIEKSGAESSSTETSSLEEVLQLASAKGTEEWMAGVERLQQLLESYSGSLGSSKEMALVDCCKDLLEDSNLIVPQGAFQAVASAAVLSYKHLKLNFNALVPAYVECLGNAKWAVRHAAQRLLLTLMELPEHDDGLEIARKVTSIICFLAYADLPLHGTILPPILKMLNDSNPGVTEAAMLCIEEIYTQAGPQFLDELHRYYLPSSVVEEIKARLENIAERSSTKISPTGALPMEIHGKFIVNLPIEKSPSIRLDALLFYSEVFGAIPRKIISNGSVEIEICGITVFINRSNVANSGHIRINCSNLDELLARAQNAGATVQRKEVKLCDCCDSVLGKVKDPFNCNWIFTTSIPHMQPVQRFHPMQLVANVQQRMQFRSSELVLLGLMLMFNKYTYRAFMPKAD from the exons ATGGAGGAAACGCCTGAGCCTGCAACCGCTAACGAGCGGGTAGCCGGAGTGCATCGACTCCAACAGCTTCTGGATGTCTACGGCAAGGGTTCGTCGGAAGTGGCAGCGCTGGTTGACTGTTGCAAGGATCTTTTAAAGGACAATGACTTAAAAAGACTATCTGAGAGCGGTCGTCAAGCTGTGGCCTCCGCTGCTGTGTTGTACTGCAAGCACCTCCAGCTCAACTTCTTCAATGCGCTTGTTCCTGCATATGCTGAGTTCCTTGGGAATGCCAAACGTGATGTAAGAGATGCCGCCCGGGGCCTGCTGCTCACTCTCAtggag CTTCATGAGCGTGTTGCTGGTCTAGCGATTGCACGGACAGTCACATCAACCCTCTGTTTTTTGACATATACTAAGCAACCTCTTCAATGGGCTATTCTTCCCCCA attttgaagatgttgaATGATTCAAATCCTGGTATTACAGAAGCAGCTATATTGTGCATTGAG GAATTATATAGACAGAAAGTTCCTCAATTCCTTGATGAACTTCGCTGCTATCTCCCTTCATCTGTG GTGGAAGAAGTTAATGCCAGGATAGAGAAAAGTGGTGCGGAGAGTTCCTCAACAGAGACATCTTCTCTTG AGGAAGTGCTTCAACTTGCAAGCGCCAAGGGCACCGAAGAGTGGATGGCTGGAGTGGAGAGACTCCAACAGCTGTTGGAATCCTACAGTGGGAGCCTTGGCTCATCAAAGGAGATGGCGCTGGTTGACTGTTGCAAGGATCTTCTAGAGGACAGTAACTTAATAGTGCCTCAAGGCGCTTTCCAAGCTGTGGCATCCGCTGCTGTGTTGTCCTACAAGCATCTCAAGCTCAACTTCAATGCGCTTGTTCCTGCGTATGTTGAGTGTCTGGGGAATGCCAAATGGGCTGTAAGACATGCTGCCCAGAGGCTACTGCTCACTCTCATGgag CTTCCTGAGCATGATGATGGTCTTGAGATTGCACGGAAAGTCACATCAATCATCTGTTTTTTGGCATATGCTGACCTTCCTCTTCACGGAACTATACTTCCTCCA attttgaagatgttgaATGATTCTAATCCTGGTGTTACAGAAGCAGCTATGTTGTGCATTGAG GAAATATATACACAGGCTGGGCCTCAATTCCTTGATGAACTTCATCGCTACTATCTTCCTTCATCTGTG GTGGAAGAAATTAAAGCCAGGCTAGAGAATATTGCGGAGCGTTCCTCAACAAAGATATCTCCTACTGGAG cTTTGCCAATGGAAATACATGGAAAATTTATTGTCAATCTGCCTATTGAGAAGTCACCAAGCATTAGACTAGATGCCCTCCTTTTCTACTCTGAAGTATTTGGAGCAATTCCGCGTAAGATTATATCCAATGGATCTGTTGAGATTGAGATCTGTGGCATCACGGTTTTCATCAACAGATCTAATGTTGCTAA CTCTGGCCATATCCGTATCAACTGTTCCAACCTTGATGAACTTTTAGCTCGTGCTCAGAATGCTGGTGCCACAGTGCAAAGAAAAGAAGTTAAACTATGTGATTGTTGCGACAGTGTTTTGGGGAAAGTGAAAGATCCCTTCAATTGCAATTGGATTTTCACCACATCTATTCCACACATGCAGCCTGTCCAGCGCTTTCATCCCATGCAGCTTGTTGCAAACGTTCAGCAGCGTATGCAATTTCGGTCATCTGAGCTGGTTCTTCTAGGGCTGATGTTGATGTTCAACAAGTATACATATCGGGCATTTATGCCAAAGGCAGATTGA
- the LOC107426480 gene encoding GDSL esterase/lipase At4g28780 has translation MFSTPPGVLVAVALMVAMATTPSHQAYAARAFFVFGDSLVDSGNNNYLATTARADSPPYGVDYPTHRPTGRFSNGLNLPDVISENIGSEPTLPYLSPELTGQKLLIGANFASAGIGILNDTGIQFLNIIRIFRQYELFKEYQQRVSALIGPAQAQRLVNEALVLMTLGGNDFVNNYFLTPPLTFRSRQFSVPEFSRLLITEYRKILSRLYELGARRVLVTGTGPLGCVPSALAQRSNNGECIEEFQQAAAIFNPLLVQMTQELNQEFGSDVFVTANAFQMNMDFINSPQKFGFVTSKVACCGQGAYNGLGVCNPLSNLCPDRKIYAFWDAFHPTERAVRLIAQQIMTGSSQYMNPMNLSSIMAMDSRT, from the exons ATGTTTAGTACTCCTCCTGGTGTACTTGTGGCCGTTGCCCTAATGGTGGCAATGGCTACTACACCAAGTCATCAAGCATATGCAGCACGTGCTTTCTTCGTCTTTGGGGACTCCCTCGTCGATAGCGGCAACAACAACTACTTAGCAACTACTGCACGTGCCGACTCTCCGCCATATGGCGTCGACTATCCCACCCACCGTCCCACCGGCCGCTTCTCCAATGGCCTAAACCTCCCTGACGTCATCA gtgAGAACATAGGGTCAGAGCCCACATTGCCATATTTAAGCCCTGAGCTCACCGGACAGAAACTGCTCATTGGTGCCAATTTTGCTTCAGCCGGCATCGGAATTCTCAATGATACCGGCATTCAATTC CTTAACATAATAAGGATTTTCAGACAGTACGAATTGTTTAAAGAGTACCAGCAAAGGGTGAGTGCTCTGATTGGACCGGCCCAGGCTCAGCGGCTCGTCAACGAAGCCCTCGTTCTCATGACGTTAGGCGGTAACGATTTCGTCAACAACTATTTTCTAACACCTCCTTTAACCTTCAGATCTCGTCAATTCTCTGTCCCTGAATTTTCCCGTCTCCTCATCACCGAGTACCGAAAAATACTATCG AGGCTGTACGAGTTGGGGGCCCGTAGAGTGCTTGTGACTGGAACAGGCCCATTGGGCTGTGTTCCTTCTGCCTTAGCCCAGAGGAGCAACAATGGTGAATGTATAGAGGAATTTCAACAAGCAGCAGCAATTTTCAATCCGTTACTGGTACAAATGACTCAAGAGCTAAACCAAGAATTCGGTTCGGATGTCTTTGTGACGGCCAACGCTTTTCAAATGAACATGGATTTCATTAACAGCCCTCAAAAATTCG GTTTTGTGACATCAAAAGTAGCATGCTGCGGCCAAGGCGCGTATAATGGGTTGGGAGTGTGCAACCCTTTGTCGAATCTGTGCCCAGATAGGAAAATTTATGCATTTTGGGATGCTTTCCATCCAACTGAACGTGCTGTTCGGCTCATTGCTCAGCAGATCATGACAGGTTCTAGCCAGTATATGAATCCAATGAACCTCAGCTCCATCATGGCAATGGATTCTAGGAcctga
- the LOC107426488 gene encoding uncharacterized protein LOC107426488 isoform X1 produces the protein MEETPEPATANERVAGVHRLQQLLDVYGKGSSEVAALVDCCKDLLKDNDLKRLSESGRQAVASAAVLYCKHLQLNFFNALVPAYAEFLGNAKRDVRDAARGLLLTLMELHERVAGLAIARTVTSTLCFLTYTKQPLQWAILPPILKMLNDSNPGITEAAILCIEELYRQKVPQFLDELRCYLPSSVVEEVNARIEKSGAESSSTETSSLGEEVLQLASAKGTEEWMAGVERLQQLLESYSGSLGSSKEMALVDCCKDLLEDSNLIVPQGAFQAVASAAVLSYKHLKLNFNALVPAYVECLGNAKWAVRHAAQRLLLTLMELPEHDDGLEIARKVTSIICFLAYADLPLHGTILPPILKMLNDSNPGVTEAAMLCIEEIYTQAGPQFLDELHRYYLPSSVVEEIKARLENIAERSSTKISPTGALPMEIHGKFIVNLPIEKSPSIRLDALLFYSEVFGAIPRKIISNGSVEIEICGITVFINRSNVANSGHIRINCSNLDELLARAQNAGATVQRKEVKLCDCCDSVLGKVKDPFNCNWIFTTSIPHMQPVQRFHPMQLVANVQQRMQFRSSELVLLGLMLMFNKYTYRAFMPKAD, from the exons ATGGAGGAAACGCCTGAGCCTGCAACCGCTAACGAGCGGGTAGCCGGAGTGCATCGACTCCAACAGCTTCTGGATGTCTACGGCAAGGGTTCGTCGGAAGTGGCAGCGCTGGTTGACTGTTGCAAGGATCTTTTAAAGGACAATGACTTAAAAAGACTATCTGAGAGCGGTCGTCAAGCTGTGGCCTCCGCTGCTGTGTTGTACTGCAAGCACCTCCAGCTCAACTTCTTCAATGCGCTTGTTCCTGCATATGCTGAGTTCCTTGGGAATGCCAAACGTGATGTAAGAGATGCCGCCCGGGGCCTGCTGCTCACTCTCAtggag CTTCATGAGCGTGTTGCTGGTCTAGCGATTGCACGGACAGTCACATCAACCCTCTGTTTTTTGACATATACTAAGCAACCTCTTCAATGGGCTATTCTTCCCCCA attttgaagatgttgaATGATTCAAATCCTGGTATTACAGAAGCAGCTATATTGTGCATTGAG GAATTATATAGACAGAAAGTTCCTCAATTCCTTGATGAACTTCGCTGCTATCTCCCTTCATCTGTG GTGGAAGAAGTTAATGCCAGGATAGAGAAAAGTGGTGCGGAGAGTTCCTCAACAGAGACATCTTCTCTTGGTG AGGAAGTGCTTCAACTTGCAAGCGCCAAGGGCACCGAAGAGTGGATGGCTGGAGTGGAGAGACTCCAACAGCTGTTGGAATCCTACAGTGGGAGCCTTGGCTCATCAAAGGAGATGGCGCTGGTTGACTGTTGCAAGGATCTTCTAGAGGACAGTAACTTAATAGTGCCTCAAGGCGCTTTCCAAGCTGTGGCATCCGCTGCTGTGTTGTCCTACAAGCATCTCAAGCTCAACTTCAATGCGCTTGTTCCTGCGTATGTTGAGTGTCTGGGGAATGCCAAATGGGCTGTAAGACATGCTGCCCAGAGGCTACTGCTCACTCTCATGgag CTTCCTGAGCATGATGATGGTCTTGAGATTGCACGGAAAGTCACATCAATCATCTGTTTTTTGGCATATGCTGACCTTCCTCTTCACGGAACTATACTTCCTCCA attttgaagatgttgaATGATTCTAATCCTGGTGTTACAGAAGCAGCTATGTTGTGCATTGAG GAAATATATACACAGGCTGGGCCTCAATTCCTTGATGAACTTCATCGCTACTATCTTCCTTCATCTGTG GTGGAAGAAATTAAAGCCAGGCTAGAGAATATTGCGGAGCGTTCCTCAACAAAGATATCTCCTACTGGAG cTTTGCCAATGGAAATACATGGAAAATTTATTGTCAATCTGCCTATTGAGAAGTCACCAAGCATTAGACTAGATGCCCTCCTTTTCTACTCTGAAGTATTTGGAGCAATTCCGCGTAAGATTATATCCAATGGATCTGTTGAGATTGAGATCTGTGGCATCACGGTTTTCATCAACAGATCTAATGTTGCTAA CTCTGGCCATATCCGTATCAACTGTTCCAACCTTGATGAACTTTTAGCTCGTGCTCAGAATGCTGGTGCCACAGTGCAAAGAAAAGAAGTTAAACTATGTGATTGTTGCGACAGTGTTTTGGGGAAAGTGAAAGATCCCTTCAATTGCAATTGGATTTTCACCACATCTATTCCACACATGCAGCCTGTCCAGCGCTTTCATCCCATGCAGCTTGTTGCAAACGTTCAGCAGCGTATGCAATTTCGGTCATCTGAGCTGGTTCTTCTAGGGCTGATGTTGATGTTCAACAAGTATACATATCGGGCATTTATGCCAAAGGCAGATTGA
- the LOC107426488 gene encoding uncharacterized protein LOC107426488 isoform X3 — MEETPEPATANERVAGVHRLQQLLDVYGKGSSEVAALVDCCKDLLKDNDLKRLSESGRQAVASAAVLYCKHLQLNFFNALVPAYAEFLGNAKRDVRDAARGLLLTLMELHERVAGLAIARTVTSTLCFLTYTKQPLQWAILPPILKMLNDSNPGITEAAILCIEELYRQKVPQFLDELRCYLPSSVVEEVNARIEKSGAESSSTETSSLGEEVLQLASAKGTEEWMAGVERLQQLLESYSGSLGSSKEMALVDCCKDLLEDSNLIVPQGAFQAVASAAVLSYKHLKLNFNALVPAYVECLGNAKWAVRHAAQRLLLTLMEILKMLNDSNPGVTEAAMLCIEEIYTQAGPQFLDELHRYYLPSSVVEEIKARLENIAERSSTKISPTGALPMEIHGKFIVNLPIEKSPSIRLDALLFYSEVFGAIPRKIISNGSVEIEICGITVFINRSNVANSGHIRINCSNLDELLARAQNAGATVQRKEVKLCDCCDSVLGKVKDPFNCNWIFTTSIPHMQPVQRFHPMQLVANVQQRMQFRSSELVLLGLMLMFNKYTYRAFMPKAD, encoded by the exons ATGGAGGAAACGCCTGAGCCTGCAACCGCTAACGAGCGGGTAGCCGGAGTGCATCGACTCCAACAGCTTCTGGATGTCTACGGCAAGGGTTCGTCGGAAGTGGCAGCGCTGGTTGACTGTTGCAAGGATCTTTTAAAGGACAATGACTTAAAAAGACTATCTGAGAGCGGTCGTCAAGCTGTGGCCTCCGCTGCTGTGTTGTACTGCAAGCACCTCCAGCTCAACTTCTTCAATGCGCTTGTTCCTGCATATGCTGAGTTCCTTGGGAATGCCAAACGTGATGTAAGAGATGCCGCCCGGGGCCTGCTGCTCACTCTCAtggag CTTCATGAGCGTGTTGCTGGTCTAGCGATTGCACGGACAGTCACATCAACCCTCTGTTTTTTGACATATACTAAGCAACCTCTTCAATGGGCTATTCTTCCCCCA attttgaagatgttgaATGATTCAAATCCTGGTATTACAGAAGCAGCTATATTGTGCATTGAG GAATTATATAGACAGAAAGTTCCTCAATTCCTTGATGAACTTCGCTGCTATCTCCCTTCATCTGTG GTGGAAGAAGTTAATGCCAGGATAGAGAAAAGTGGTGCGGAGAGTTCCTCAACAGAGACATCTTCTCTTGGTG AGGAAGTGCTTCAACTTGCAAGCGCCAAGGGCACCGAAGAGTGGATGGCTGGAGTGGAGAGACTCCAACAGCTGTTGGAATCCTACAGTGGGAGCCTTGGCTCATCAAAGGAGATGGCGCTGGTTGACTGTTGCAAGGATCTTCTAGAGGACAGTAACTTAATAGTGCCTCAAGGCGCTTTCCAAGCTGTGGCATCCGCTGCTGTGTTGTCCTACAAGCATCTCAAGCTCAACTTCAATGCGCTTGTTCCTGCGTATGTTGAGTGTCTGGGGAATGCCAAATGGGCTGTAAGACATGCTGCCCAGAGGCTACTGCTCACTCTCATGgag attttgaagatgttgaATGATTCTAATCCTGGTGTTACAGAAGCAGCTATGTTGTGCATTGAG GAAATATATACACAGGCTGGGCCTCAATTCCTTGATGAACTTCATCGCTACTATCTTCCTTCATCTGTG GTGGAAGAAATTAAAGCCAGGCTAGAGAATATTGCGGAGCGTTCCTCAACAAAGATATCTCCTACTGGAG cTTTGCCAATGGAAATACATGGAAAATTTATTGTCAATCTGCCTATTGAGAAGTCACCAAGCATTAGACTAGATGCCCTCCTTTTCTACTCTGAAGTATTTGGAGCAATTCCGCGTAAGATTATATCCAATGGATCTGTTGAGATTGAGATCTGTGGCATCACGGTTTTCATCAACAGATCTAATGTTGCTAA CTCTGGCCATATCCGTATCAACTGTTCCAACCTTGATGAACTTTTAGCTCGTGCTCAGAATGCTGGTGCCACAGTGCAAAGAAAAGAAGTTAAACTATGTGATTGTTGCGACAGTGTTTTGGGGAAAGTGAAAGATCCCTTCAATTGCAATTGGATTTTCACCACATCTATTCCACACATGCAGCCTGTCCAGCGCTTTCATCCCATGCAGCTTGTTGCAAACGTTCAGCAGCGTATGCAATTTCGGTCATCTGAGCTGGTTCTTCTAGGGCTGATGTTGATGTTCAACAAGTATACATATCGGGCATTTATGCCAAAGGCAGATTGA
- the LOC107426657 gene encoding uncharacterized protein LOC107426657: MAPEVTNMPPASLKSKRLVAKRPMPLLPVMETPSSVSWLLSEGEQQKRDTSLLPHLYLKVSDAKGAALFYRTAFGVEQVFCRGICRYINGDYSRATELDFIGYVLVIYDSDIPVKPDETRAYRDLIVGDPDRLIAQAVSFGAKAVGEIIETVRGRMGRIKDPYGVVWRISSYI; encoded by the exons ATGGCGCCGGAGGTGACGAACATGCCGCCGGCCTCTTTGAAGTCAAAGAGGTTGGTGGCTAAAAGGCCAATGCCATTGTTGCCGGTAATGGAAACGCCGTCGTCGGTGTCGTGGTTGTTGTCTGAGGGAGAGCAGCAAAAGCGAGACACGTCCTTGCTGCCGCATCTGTATTTGAAGGTAAGCGACGCCAAGGGTGCTGCTCTGTTCTACAGGACAGCCTTCGGTGTCGAACAGGTTTTCTGCAGAGGGATTTGCCGTTACATCAATGGAGATTATTCTAGGGCAACCGAGCTCGACTTTATTGGCTATGTCCTTGTGATCTATGACTCTGATATTCc GGTGAAGCCTGATGAAACAAGAGCTTACAGGGATTTGATAGTTGGCGACCCTGATAGGCTTATAGCCCAGGCTGTGAGTTTTGGAGCAAAAGCAGTGGGTGAGATCATTGAGACAGTCAGAGGGCGCATGGGCAGGATCAAGGACCCCTATGGTGTTGTCTGGCGGATCTCTTCATATATATGA
- the LOC107426488 gene encoding uncharacterized protein LOC107426488 isoform X4, with amino-acid sequence MEETPEPATANERVAGVHRLQQLLDVYGKGSSEVAALVDCCKDLLKDNDLKRLSESGRQAVASAAVLYCKHLQLNFFNALVPAYAEFLGNAKRDVRDAARGLLLTLMELHERVAGLAIARTVTSTLCFLTYTKQPLQWAILPPILKMLNDSNPGITEAAILCIEELYRQKVPQFLDELRCYLPSSVVEEVNARIEKSGAESSSTETSSLGEEVLQLASAKGTEEWMAGVERLQQLLESYSGSLGSSKEMALVDCCKDLLEDSNLIVPQGAFQAVASAAVLSYKHLKLNFNALVPAYVECLGNAKWAVRHAAQRLLLTLMEEIYTQAGPQFLDELHRYYLPSSVVEEIKARLENIAERSSTKISPTGALPMEIHGKFIVNLPIEKSPSIRLDALLFYSEVFGAIPRKIISNGSVEIEICGITVFINRSNVANSGHIRINCSNLDELLARAQNAGATVQRKEVKLCDCCDSVLGKVKDPFNCNWIFTTSIPHMQPVQRFHPMQLVANVQQRMQFRSSELVLLGLMLMFNKYTYRAFMPKAD; translated from the exons ATGGAGGAAACGCCTGAGCCTGCAACCGCTAACGAGCGGGTAGCCGGAGTGCATCGACTCCAACAGCTTCTGGATGTCTACGGCAAGGGTTCGTCGGAAGTGGCAGCGCTGGTTGACTGTTGCAAGGATCTTTTAAAGGACAATGACTTAAAAAGACTATCTGAGAGCGGTCGTCAAGCTGTGGCCTCCGCTGCTGTGTTGTACTGCAAGCACCTCCAGCTCAACTTCTTCAATGCGCTTGTTCCTGCATATGCTGAGTTCCTTGGGAATGCCAAACGTGATGTAAGAGATGCCGCCCGGGGCCTGCTGCTCACTCTCAtggag CTTCATGAGCGTGTTGCTGGTCTAGCGATTGCACGGACAGTCACATCAACCCTCTGTTTTTTGACATATACTAAGCAACCTCTTCAATGGGCTATTCTTCCCCCA attttgaagatgttgaATGATTCAAATCCTGGTATTACAGAAGCAGCTATATTGTGCATTGAG GAATTATATAGACAGAAAGTTCCTCAATTCCTTGATGAACTTCGCTGCTATCTCCCTTCATCTGTG GTGGAAGAAGTTAATGCCAGGATAGAGAAAAGTGGTGCGGAGAGTTCCTCAACAGAGACATCTTCTCTTGGTG AGGAAGTGCTTCAACTTGCAAGCGCCAAGGGCACCGAAGAGTGGATGGCTGGAGTGGAGAGACTCCAACAGCTGTTGGAATCCTACAGTGGGAGCCTTGGCTCATCAAAGGAGATGGCGCTGGTTGACTGTTGCAAGGATCTTCTAGAGGACAGTAACTTAATAGTGCCTCAAGGCGCTTTCCAAGCTGTGGCATCCGCTGCTGTGTTGTCCTACAAGCATCTCAAGCTCAACTTCAATGCGCTTGTTCCTGCGTATGTTGAGTGTCTGGGGAATGCCAAATGGGCTGTAAGACATGCTGCCCAGAGGCTACTGCTCACTCTCATGgag GAAATATATACACAGGCTGGGCCTCAATTCCTTGATGAACTTCATCGCTACTATCTTCCTTCATCTGTG GTGGAAGAAATTAAAGCCAGGCTAGAGAATATTGCGGAGCGTTCCTCAACAAAGATATCTCCTACTGGAG cTTTGCCAATGGAAATACATGGAAAATTTATTGTCAATCTGCCTATTGAGAAGTCACCAAGCATTAGACTAGATGCCCTCCTTTTCTACTCTGAAGTATTTGGAGCAATTCCGCGTAAGATTATATCCAATGGATCTGTTGAGATTGAGATCTGTGGCATCACGGTTTTCATCAACAGATCTAATGTTGCTAA CTCTGGCCATATCCGTATCAACTGTTCCAACCTTGATGAACTTTTAGCTCGTGCTCAGAATGCTGGTGCCACAGTGCAAAGAAAAGAAGTTAAACTATGTGATTGTTGCGACAGTGTTTTGGGGAAAGTGAAAGATCCCTTCAATTGCAATTGGATTTTCACCACATCTATTCCACACATGCAGCCTGTCCAGCGCTTTCATCCCATGCAGCTTGTTGCAAACGTTCAGCAGCGTATGCAATTTCGGTCATCTGAGCTGGTTCTTCTAGGGCTGATGTTGATGTTCAACAAGTATACATATCGGGCATTTATGCCAAAGGCAGATTGA